The Diceros bicornis minor isolate mBicDic1 chromosome 31, mDicBic1.mat.cur, whole genome shotgun sequence genomic sequence AATGGGATCCACATGTGGAgaaggttttctttcttccttctgctgaGCACATTCTTAGGAtagcaataaatataaatatgtaggaGATGATAAGGACTAATAAAGAATAAGAGAGGTTGAGACCTGCCAGTGTGTGCGTGGTGTATTCTTTAATGAAGTTTCCTGCACAGGCTATTTTAATAAGAGCTGGGTCTGCACAGTGGAAATGGTTGCTCTCAATGTTCCCACAGAAGTACAAACCATGGGTCCACAATGTGGAGATCAAACTAATAAAGAAGCCATATATGTAAGGGAAAGATATCAGTCGCATACAGACAGTCCATGACATTCTGCTGCCATAGAGCAGAGGGTTGCCAATCGCCATGTATCTACCAAAGGCCATCACAGCAAGGATGAAGACTTCCGCGTGGACAAAGGCAATGAAGAAAAAACACTGCACTATACAACAAGAGTAGGAAAGAGTTTTGGTCTCAGATGTAAAATTTTCCAACATCTTAAGAGTGGCATTAGAGGAGAACCACATATCTGCAAAGACAAGTGACTGAGGAAAAAATACATGGGGCTGTTGAGCTGGGGACTGATCCTGATTAATATGATCATACCAATGTTCCCAATCAGGGTGAAAATGTAGACCAGTAAGAAAACCACAAAGAAGAGGAATTGTAATTCAGGCTGACTGGTTAAtctcaaaagaataaattttgttACATTAGTAAAATTGGGCATTTTCTTAAATCTGATCCAGGTAGAGATGCATTTTACCtaataaaatgaatagaaatcagaaaatacacaTACCAAATATAACCGTTCTTCATTTATATTATCTTTCACTAAGACACTCAGTTTCAATTCttctgccatttttctttttctctctcctctattttttttcacATACCCTTTCTTAGCagtatttctttctcttacacAAGTATACATACATGAGATATTTTCTACAGAGAAAGTgttaaaatactataaaattatAGAAGTATAGGGCCAGAACTTATTGTGTCTAGTTTTACTTGTCTACAAACAAAACTTTCAGAGGGAGAATTTTTGTTCTTGCTagctcccaaaaaataaaaacttttcctaCTGGTCCCAACTTTTAGAAtgtgcatatattttatatattcactAGACTTGTAGAATTTAGAAGGTATATAACATATTAGAAGTTTAATCAAAGCCACAAAGACATGCTATTCCATAATCAGAAAGTTAAATAGTACCTCCATTATTAAtctttcaaatttaatttaagatgtttattataaaaatgacTTAATAAAACTGTATAAAAAGCTTTAACATAAACCAATCACCcttatcagaaaaaaagaaagaaaaaacttcttgAAGCATCACATTgatttacaaatttttttaatcaacctaaaaaagaatcaaattcttGTCCACATTGCAAACAAGTCTAATAAGATAAACTCAAGCATCAGCTCCTCATTTTAGAATCTTAGCCTCACTTGGGTTTGAAGCATTAACAAATTCTATGGCAGTCTCTTACTTCCTTTCTTTATGCCTTagaactttgaataaaataagagCAATAAAACGCTGAGTTGAATGTCTCTATTATTCTTCTACCACTTTGTAAAACCTTGTAAGCCAGTCGTTCATTTCTGTATACACGCTTATAACAAGTAATTATTGGACATCTTTCAAGTTCCAGACGTGGTGCTGGATGCTAGGAGCAAGATTGTGGGCAAGATAGAGGTGATAGGTTCAGTTAGGTGAGTGACCAAGttcagaaaatttaactctgtgaCCGTGGCCCAGAAATGGAAGAACCAGGAGAGGAATCAGATATTATAGTTCCCAGGTTATTGTTCTTCTTCTGCAGCATGCTACTTTCCCGGGAAAGGCCATCACTTCCCCTCAGTTGAATGGACTGCTTGGAAAAAGATAATAACTGTTGTCAAAAATGCTaagattcaatttatttaatattatcaCCTCCCTATTCTGGACCATTACGCAATAGACTACTGGAaagaataaatatgaataaaataagatCTCGAACTAGAGTTTTTTTTGAAGTACAGGTGATAGGGATGGACTCTCCAGTCCAAGATCTAGAGTATAATCCTGACTTAGTCTCTAaggattttttcagttttgttcagGTCTCACTGGTCATGGGCACATGTCATTTTTTAGTAGAAACCATTATCACTAACCATATTTTAATTCTAGAATTGTGGCACTATGTCAAACACAGAAAGCTAATATAAAGATAGAGCTGATGGGAGATCTGTCAGACTGCTGCTAAGAATCAAGAAACACACACAGCAAACATTTAGATGCAGCCAAGATTTGTGATGATGAGTCGAGTGACTGCATATGGAACCTGGCAAAACAAAGATGAGACTCTTCTTCATTAACTTGTTGTTGTCAGGTCGTTGACCCAGTTTAGTTTCTTTGATTATTATCAGACTGActcatatttcaatttctttggttgaaaaaaaaagaaacagatcatattctgaaaaataaagtctccCTGGACTACAAGTATGGCTTATGAATAACAAGGTACTAGACAGAAACAAGCTTTGGAGAAGAATCCAGAATCTTATATACAAGAGAACCATAAAGGGCTTAGAGATCTTCTAGTCCAAAACACCTTAGCTCCATGTACCGAAGCTAACTTTTCCATATGCTTAATGGTCACAAGGAAAAGTCTGTTTGCAAAAAACAACTTTACTTCTTAGAGGTCAGAAAAGTTTTAAAGCATTAATAAACCTCGTAGATCTaactttccaatttgaatttttctgaTGGAAATTGGTGATGGTAGAGCCCAAGACATTAGgcaaatggaaaaaacaaatgaatattaTTTGAAATTAATTACAGTGAAACATCTCCTGGAGATCTATAATATGGGATTCTACCAGAGTGATTCAAAAAACACTGGTAAgatcataaaagagaaaaacagccgAGTAAACACCCTACAGATTTTCTCTCATTGAAGATGCATCGTCTGTGCAAATTCCTCTTAAAAATACCTATTTAAACACATTGATATGTAAAAAGTATGCAATTTAATGAAGAGAATACATAAATTACTAGATGTCGAAAACTAATATACAAACACATTTCTTCTCTTACCTGTGAAAATAAGAGTGTCTTCTTAATGACCCTAAAGTTCAAATTTTGGCCAGTGCTGTAGGATTTATACCCGAGTTATCGACATCAGCATTTATCTCAGGAGAATCCCCAAATGTTTCAAGGAGAAGCAATTAGAGCAACTAGACATGGCACCCCAGTGGAGAACACCCTCAGAGGGAGAAATACTAATGGGTAGCACTATACTTTCTCATATcaggatattttttaatttatattttacactTCACTAGATTTCAAACCAATTGTCTGCAATGAGTACTAGGGCCATAGTTTAGACAGGACTAAACGCCAAATTTAAAATACTCTGGGACACAACTTCTCCTGAAACTAAATTCAGGTAACTGTCTTCATCATGTCAAGATCTCTAGCGTATTTCCTACATTGTTTGTCCTTTAAAAAATTCACACAAAATGTGTACTAATTGCAAAATTAACACTGTTTAATCTTcagaaaatgaatatgaaaaatatatcctTCCCCTAAAGGAGTTTGCACATTGACCAGATGCTTAAGATACGTAAATAAATAATACTAGGTATAAATGATTAATTTCCAAGAGAAAAGCACATGGAATGTGGCAGGTAGAAGAGACTGATAACTACCGATGACAACAACAATGCCTGACATAGGCAATAATCAACAATTGTATGTTAAATATATGAATGACTAAATCATGTATTTAAATTATTGTTTCTATCATGTCTCTCATGTTTGgaaaagttttctaaaaatgaGTCTAAAATTAAACTCAGAGCACATTTGCCTGAAAATGTAATTGAGGAAAAGGTAGCTTACAAATAATACTTGATATTCACAATAATCCCCTGGGATGAGTCCTACTAATCATATTTTGCAGTTGAATAAACTGATCCTGAGAGGTAACTTCTCTAAGCTTACCCAACtaaaaagtaaacaataaaactgagattcagacccAGGTCTGAGTAACTCCAAAACCCGTCTTTTTCCCACCGCACAGTTGTGTCTCAatatgaagagatttttttttcagtagacAAGGAGCTGAAGAGAATATTTTAACTCATAGCAGACAATTTAAATTCAGATGGCATGAGTCTCAGGATGGCAATTAAAAAACAGTGCACAAAATTGTTATTCACCCTACATAAAGGAATTTATGAATTTCTGCCCTGAGTTGGCAGTCAAGGCTTTCTTGGTGAGCCCAGAGGCATAAAGAGCTTAAAAAGAGTGTATTCTTTTCCAAGATTGGAACTTTACTGGACTCAGTAAATGCCTGTTCAGTGATTTCCACCAAACATTTCCCCTGCCTGAGCAGCAGTGGAGACCCTTCTGCCTGTAAATTGTTTCCTGAATGCAATGTATAATTATGAAGGGATCTCAAGGAAGACGTGTTGTTACAAAGATCACTCAGGACTGGTTCCCATAAATCCTTTCACTGTGCTTCAGCACTCACTTTTATCTGCTTCTATTCAATGAAAATGGACTTGTAGTGTGTGATCATTCCTGTCTGGTGCCAATAAAGTTATAAGCTCTAATTCCTGATCAGAAAGAATTCCTCTTTATGGGTTTGTAGCAGGCCACTTATGATAAAGAGCTTGAATATGATTTCACTAAACCAAAGTAATCATCTATTGTTCTGCCTCGATTACACGTTAGGAGGGGAGGAGTGAGATTCACAGAGAAAAATCTGTAATTGGCCCTAGATAAAGGCAGAGGCAGAAAGAGGAAGGGATTGGTAAATTCTTACTTTTTCAAAAAACATGAGTTGAGCATCATCTCTTTATCAGACATGATGCAAAGGTGGTAAAGATGAGAGGAAATGGTCTCTTCTTTAAAGAACTTCTTGTAGTAGTGGAAGAAACAGATGTATATACATGTGACTATAGTACCATGTTGTAAGTGCAATGATAGAATTGTAACGTCATGGATAAGCCATAATGTGGTACCTACACAGCCTGAATGCATAGGGAAGTCTTGCTGGAAGAGGTAATGTTTCACCTAAGTCTTAAATTATAAAGGTAAAGAAAAGTGTAGAGGGAACTTGTAGAGGAGTCGGAGAGTAGAAAAGTCCATTAAGTGTTTGGTAAAATTATCTTTGCTGAGtaaaaagaacaatattttttttttaaagtgatcaACCCATTTAAAACTCCTCATTCAGTCTAACTTGATGGAATATTGGCCACATATCAAGTGACGGCAAATTAAATGAGACGTGAAAGCAAAGTGTTGCAGTCTCTTTGCCCTGTCAACTATGGGAAACTGCAGCACCATCTGATAAATAAAGGAGCCACTTTCGTGGCATAAACTCTTCCTACTGTTTCTCCCATTTGTTAAGCTCCAGCCACATGtcctttctttctgcttctctaaCATGCCAGGCTTCATCCCCGAAACTTTGACTTGCTGTTGATTCTCCTGATTACAGTTTCCAAAGCTGTGTCTATGTTTTCCTTCTTCTGATCATTTAGGTTTcatttcaaatgtcaccttctccaagAGTCTTTTCCCATCCATTGAAGTTGACACATCAGCATGACCCTCACTTCTGATGCTGCCAAGTCATTGTCTTCCATGTTGCCTGGCTTTACCTTCTCTATGACACTTACCAATATCTGAAATATTTGATTATGTTTGTTTAGATGACTTGCTGTCTAACTTCCTCCCCTAAAATGTAATAAAGGACTTTTTTATCTTGTTTATCACTGAATCTCCAGGTTGTAACATTTTGCCTATTAATCACATAAGTTCaatgaatgaaaaattttaaactgatGGTGCCAATTCTATCTCCAGAGCACAGCTCGGCAACAGACCTAGAGAGCAAGAAGGGTAGAATCCAACAGGAGGACAGAGGACCCCCAGAGAGAAAATGTGGGAAGTATAGATCATCTATCATTTTTTCTCTATAAGAGGTGCTTTATAGTTCTGTGGAAGTTTGGGGAAAAGTAGAtacaaaaaggaaagcaaaaataaGGATAACCATTAACTGTATGAAAATCAAATAATTGTACAAGAAGATAATTCCATTCACAGTATTATTCATAGTGTTAGTAATTAGTATTAGTAATGTTTATAGTGTTGCTCACGGTATTGTTCAGGTATTACTAATGATATATTCATAGTAATTTTAACAACAATTATCCATtcaagaaaaaattcaaatacgATGGTATTGTGAAGACAAGGAGAAAGAAGTGGTGGCTCTTGAGAAGGGATGTGGGGATCAGTGGAAGAATTTTAAtactttatatttaataaaaagatGCCAATTAATCATGTCCAAGAttgaaaaatcaataaacagaCATATAAGCATACAGTTTAAAGTGAGTTAATTACCTGaggaaataatgacaataaaTTATCTATGCAGGAGAGCCATGAGGCAGGAGATTACATAAGCCTTGTAAAATCCTTTCGCTTTTGAAACAATGTATACATTTAACATTGTAGTTTTAAATAGTACTCATAATGAATTTTAACTGAACATGTGCATgtgtataaaaacataaaaaaaagaccaaaagaacataaaatctcAAATGTGATTTCTTTGAGAGTTGTGGTGTTTAATTTCTATATTATATGCATCTACATGTTTGAACTCGGTATAGTTAAGGTTGTATCACTTAGAAGAGGCTACTTTCTGCCATGGAAATAAGCAACTCAACATATTGTAGTATCTTATAAAACAAAGAGCATTTCTCATTCATTCTACATTTCTATTGTGAGATGGTGGAGGGCTCTGTGCCCTCTCTCCTTACTCAAGCATCcgtgctgaaattttaaatcttgcTGTTCAGcgtgacaacaacaaaaaagctcaCTGAAGGATTCTCTCATGAACAATTAAATGCTCAACTGAGAAATGACACATGAATGTAATCCAACTCATTTTCCAGAAATATCCACACACGTCCACCTAAACCGAGGGAGAAGTGGAATGCTATGATGTATacaaaagacaaataaattaaCATGACtggaaaacaaaatgaatgaCAAGCACAAACATTTAACATtcataatgaaaatattatttttcgtgtttggatttttaaaaaatcattaaagctttaaaaaaatgcaatgatCCCTGTTGGCATACTGTACTTTTCATTTCACCATCACTTCTGTCCTGTAACTTAGGAAAAAGGTCTAGAAAATGTTTGGGGACCAAAAGAGTAGTGATAtcttttaagaaaatagtttCTTCCTTAACAGCTCTCTGGTTAATGCCTCTTTCACATCTTTATTTCTAAGGCTATAAATCATGGGGTTCAACATGGGGATTACCGTGGTATAAAATACAGCAACCATTTTTCCCTGCTCCACAGATTCCTTTGAGGGGGGTCTAAGATACATGAAGAAAAGAGTTGCATAGAAGATGGTGACAGCTGTCAGATGGGAGCCACAGGTAGAGAACGCTTTGTGCCTGCCTTCTGTGGAATGAATCTTCAGAATAGCAGGAAAAATATACAAGTAGGAAATCAGGATgatgaggagagaaaaggaaaggttaCAGCCAGCCACAACAAACATTGACATTTCTTTGTTGTAAGTGTCAGAACAAGCCAGCTTAATCAGAGGTGGGTCAGCACAGTAGAAGTGATTAATTTCATTGGGGCCACAGAAGGCTAGATTGTAGGTCCACATGGTCTCCATCAGGCCAGTGAGTGCTCCGTAAACGTAAGGCACCGTGATGAGGGATGTGCACACACCCTTGGACATTTTGCTGCCATAAAGCAGAGGGTTGCCAATGGCCATGTACCGATCAAAGGCCATCACAGCCAGGATATAGACCTCCACGTGGACCAAGGCAATAAAAAAGTAACACTGCACCAGACAAGCAGCATAGGAAATGGTTTTCTTCTCTGATAAGAAAATCTCCAGCATCTTTGGAGTCACATTGGAAGAGAAACACAGATCCACAAAGGATAAGTGGCTCAGGAAAAAGTACATGGGTGTGTGGAGC encodes the following:
- the LOC131395747 gene encoding LOW QUALITY PROTEIN: olfactory receptor 5M8-like (The sequence of the model RefSeq protein was modified relative to this genomic sequence to represent the inferred CDS: substituted 1 base at 1 genomic stop codon), translated to MRRNFTSVTEFILLGLSNRQELXIPLFLLFLAIYVATVAGNLGMIVLIQVSARLHTPMYFFLSHLSFVDLCFSSNVTPKMLEIFLSEKKTISYAACLVQCYFFIALVHVEVYILAVMAFDRYMAIGNPLLYGSKMSKGVCTSLITVPYVYGALTGLMETMWTYNLAFCGPNEINHFYCADPPLIKLACSDTYNKEMSMFVVAGCNLSFSLLIILISYLYIFPAILKIHSTEGRHKAFSTCGSHLTAVTIFYATLFFMYLRPPSKESVEQGKMVAVFYTTVIPMLNPMIYSLRNKDVKEALTRELLRKKLFS
- the LOC131395415 gene encoding LOW QUALITY PROTEIN: olfactory receptor 5M3-like (The sequence of the model RefSeq protein was modified relative to this genomic sequence to represent the inferred CDS: inserted 1 base in 1 codon), translating into MPNFTNVTKFILLRLTSQPELQFLFFVVFLLVYIFTLIGNIGMIILIRISPQLNSPMYFFLSHLXFADMWFSSNATLKMLENFTSETKTLSYSCCIVQCFFFIAFVHAEVFILAVMAFGRYMAIGNPLLYGSRMSWTVCMRLISFPYIYGFFISLISTLWTHGLYFCGNIESNHFHCADPALIKIACAGNFIKEYTTHTLAGLNLSYSLLVLIISYIFIFIAILRMCSAEGRKKTFSTCGSHLTAVTIFYGTLFFMYLRSPTEESVEQGRMVAVFYTTVIPMLNPMIYSLRNKDVKEAMSKAISRTFLTKNNSNLQCTMRPIVQ